One Desulfatitalea tepidiphila genomic region harbors:
- a CDS encoding ATP-binding response regulator gives MGQNADWRILVVDDEKDVREVLALTLSDAGYTIATASDGQAALEQCERYDPHIVLTDIRMPRLDGLALLEKIKQHHPDIEVIVATAFGDIASAVRALHLDASDFITKPIDSNVLMVSLERARQRVTTRRQLKAYTRHLEEGWDDTTQQLLETFAYQRKLIESSIDGILGCDGNERVVTYNASLEAMLGCPKQEVLQRMRLSQFFAPAEYDAFKKALAENCHGGPNRLYLYESCLRASDGKAIPVQLSAAPIGDREHAEGLVCFVRDLRKIRQLEQQMADQARILHQDKMISLGRLAASVAHEINNPLAGVLNYLRLMLHTSERPPLNADRVAQFRRYTTICEQEIARCARIVGNLLTFARSSPTDFQPVAMTPLLQRCVDLSRHRLDLQHIELIHRWPESLPTVIGDANQLQQCLLNLIFNAIDAMPNGGRLEIIARGDHRRATLEIAVSDTGCGIAPEVAPHVFEPFFTTKQDGGGTGLGLATTYGIIERHRGTIDFESLPGQGTTFTIRLPAGTQGDNAA, from the coding sequence ATGGGGCAAAACGCAGACTGGCGCATTCTGGTCGTGGACGACGAAAAAGACGTTCGCGAGGTGTTGGCCCTTACCCTGAGCGACGCGGGCTACACGATCGCCACGGCCTCCGACGGTCAGGCGGCGCTCGAGCAATGCGAACGGTATGATCCACACATCGTGCTCACGGACATTCGCATGCCGCGCCTGGACGGCCTCGCGCTGCTGGAAAAAATCAAGCAGCACCATCCCGATATCGAGGTGATCGTGGCCACGGCCTTCGGGGATATCGCCTCGGCGGTGCGCGCCCTGCATCTGGATGCATCCGATTTCATCACCAAGCCCATCGACAGCAATGTGCTGATGGTGTCGCTCGAGCGCGCCCGGCAGCGTGTCACGACCCGCCGGCAGCTCAAGGCGTACACCCGCCACCTCGAAGAGGGCTGGGACGATACCACCCAACAGCTGCTGGAAACCTTCGCCTACCAGCGCAAGCTGATCGAAAGCTCCATCGATGGCATCCTGGGATGCGACGGGAACGAACGGGTGGTCACCTACAATGCGAGCCTGGAAGCGATGCTGGGCTGTCCCAAGCAGGAAGTCCTGCAGCGCATGCGGCTGAGCCAATTCTTCGCACCGGCGGAATACGACGCCTTCAAGAAGGCACTGGCAGAAAATTGCCACGGTGGTCCCAACCGCCTCTATCTTTACGAAAGCTGCTTACGCGCGAGCGACGGAAAAGCCATTCCGGTCCAATTGTCCGCAGCACCCATCGGCGACCGGGAGCATGCCGAGGGCCTGGTCTGTTTTGTCCGGGATCTCCGCAAAATCCGCCAACTCGAACAGCAGATGGCCGATCAGGCGCGCATCCTGCACCAGGACAAGATGATCTCCCTGGGGCGGCTGGCGGCCAGCGTGGCCCACGAGATAAACAACCCGCTGGCCGGCGTGCTCAACTATCTGCGCCTCATGCTGCACACTTCCGAGCGGCCGCCGCTCAACGCCGATCGCGTGGCTCAATTCCGCCGCTACACCACGATCTGCGAACAGGAGATCGCGCGCTGCGCCCGCATCGTGGGCAACCTGCTCACCTTCGCCCGCAGCTCGCCGACCGATTTTCAACCGGTGGCCATGACACCGCTGTTGCAGCGCTGTGTGGATCTGAGCCGCCACCGGCTCGACCTCCAACACATCGAGCTGATCCATCGATGGCCGGAATCGCTGCCCACGGTCATCGGCGATGCGAACCAGCTGCAACAGTGCCTGCTCAACCTGATCTTCAACGCCATCGATGCCATGCCCAACGGGGGGCGGTTGGAGATCATCGCCCGGGGCGACCATCGCCGAGCGACATTGGAGATCGCGGTCAGCGACACGGGCTGCGGGATCGCCCCGGAAGTCGCACCCCACGTGTTCGAACCTTTTTTCACGACCAAACAGGACGGGGGCGGCACCGGGCTGGGACTGGCCACGACCTACGGCATCATCGAGCGCCACAGGGGAACGATCGATTTTGAGAGTCTCCCGGGCCAGGGAACGACCTTCACGATTCGTTTGCCGGCAGGCACCCAAGGAGATAACGCCGCATGA
- the tpx gene encoding thiol peroxidase, translating to MDARPNAVTLHGNPLTLLGSEIKIGQKLPDAELLNNDLKPVRLSDYKGKIVVVSVVPSLDTPVCDMQTRRFNSEAANLSQDVTILTISMDLPFAQKRWCGAAGVDRVTTLSDHRAAAFGEAAGLLIKELRLLARAVLVVDREGVVRYYQLVKEVGEEPNYDTALSAVKELV from the coding sequence ATGGACGCGAGACCCAATGCTGTTACCCTGCACGGCAACCCGTTGACCCTGCTGGGCAGTGAAATCAAGATCGGTCAGAAGCTGCCCGATGCGGAGCTGTTGAACAATGACCTAAAGCCGGTGAGATTATCCGATTACAAGGGCAAAATCGTGGTGGTATCGGTGGTCCCCTCTTTGGACACCCCGGTGTGCGACATGCAAACGCGCCGCTTCAACTCCGAGGCCGCCAACCTCAGCCAGGACGTGACGATTCTCACCATCAGCATGGACCTGCCCTTTGCGCAGAAGCGATGGTGTGGCGCGGCCGGCGTGGATCGAGTCACCACCCTATCGGATCACCGCGCGGCGGCCTTCGGCGAAGCGGCCGGACTGTTGATCAAGGAGCTGCGTTTGCTGGCCCGGGCGGTCCTGGTGGTCGACCGGGAAGGAGTGGTACGCTACTACCAGCTGGTCAAGGAGGTTGGCGAGGAGCCCAATTACGATACGGCCCTGTCTGCTGTCAAGGAACTGGTGTAA